atttcattgCCATATGCCTCGGAGCAAGCTTATAagagaatatttaaaataagacGAGTTGTTTAATTGGTCATTATAAGTAACACCACTTACATTGATGGCAGCTCAGAAGTGCAGCCGCGTCGTCAAACTTCGCGAACACGGAAGCTGTGTTAAAGGTCTCAAAGAAACGGCAGCCACGTTGACAATCAGAACTGAAAAGTTCCTGTTCGGATTacacagttttaaaaaaaattacataaataaattgtattttgaaatgtttatacAGGTTTTTTATCTTAGTTTTTTTATCTCACGCTCATGCGAATTATAAATAATTGTTAGTGCGTCTTGTTATCCTTTAAGTCGTTCAAGGATTAAAAGAGAAAGTAAAGTTATTTTACCTCAGAAGTATCGCAGAAATTCACGCAATCAATTTCGATTTGAGACGAATTCATCTATAGAACAAGTAAAACGTGAGCATTTATATTGTCAGCAGTATTTTCAATCTAAAATAGCTTACCACGAAGACATCGCCAAAGGCTGAACTGGAAGGAATCCAACAAGCCGTTAAGACGACGGCCACCCTCAGGCAAAACCAATCCAAACTGCTATGTGGTTTTTCCAGTGACATTATTATCAAATTGTAAATTGCAGTTTTCCAGGTGCTGTGATGTCTCTTGTCAACTGTTTCACCGCAAAATCAGAAGGCTGGAACTCAAGTTAATCATTCGAAAGAACCGGCTCGAAAAGGGTTAACCCGCTTTACGCGATGATTTGTTCTGACTGTTGTGCGGAAAACAATGCAATTCAAAGCTGGAAGGTATCAGACATTTTATAGAACACCTGCGGTTTGCAGGAGCCGCcccatttttccatttccccTCCCCCACCACGGGGGAGGGGTTGCGAGATCAGCAGAAGCATGAGAAGCATACAAGTTTGAGATTACGGACTCATCAATATATCATGCTCGAATGTATACATACCCTGTGGCACGCAAGATAACGCGTGGATTTACGTAGCTGTGGCTACACTGTGACGCGAAAGTAAGTGCGTCAATCTGGGCAAATCATTtacaaaaacttgtttttatcTAGAGGGTTTTGCCTGGGCGAAAGGCAAAAAGCAACAAGTGCACTACTGCAACATTTACTCGTTGCATGGCAACAATTCAACCTTCAATCAACTAAAGCCTCAAATGAAATGTACACAGAGAGTCAGAGGTGATTAGAGGAGGGTGTTTATGCAATAGACTTGTCTTATTTGAGGTTCATTTGAGTACATGCTgagaaggaaaacaatgaaaaacaaatacactGCTCCTAAACATGTAATATCCGCACCCTGTAGTCATATGTCTTATCAGTCGTCGTCTGTGCTATTATATGAGAGTAATCTATGATCCGTTCTCAACGAACAGCatcaaatgtcaaaattaaTAGATTTCACTATACAAGCTTTTCAAACGTTGAAAAGTGATTAGACTTGCGAATCTTATTTAACTAgattattttcgtaggttaatTTCAATGAATTATGAAATTAATAGCCATGTTCACTTTGTACGgcagaaagttaaaaaaaaaattatcatttgaaaaacataTGTTgtaattgtgtgtgtgttgacttGTTGAAATCGTAGGTTCAGATACATAAATAATATCCTTTTAATTATGTTTCGCTATCGTcttaaaatttgataaaaatgtgacgagcaatacatttttgtttttgataatGACGTTTGTAAAATGGGCAAAGTCAGCGAAATGCGTCACAGAAACCGATAAAATAATACAGATCGCGACCCAAATCATGacactgatttttttaatatttaaaattgaatccTTTTTTATCTATTCATGTACCGTACTACCGTTAAGTCTACGCCgcgaaacagaaaataaaagaaccactttataaaatggaaaaaggaaactttcAACTGACTTTGTGATTGAACTGAAAAGCttaattttttgtcaaaagcattttattagaaaatttgaacaaaaattcgaaattgaaTGACATAGTTTGTCACATAGTAAGAATGGGGAGTTTTACTTATCGATTAATGTACCTCGAAcaagtttcttttgtgtttcagTTTCAGGAATGTCTGTCTTGCGTTTCAAGCCTCCTTTCCTAACCAACTGTTTCTCAATAATTCGTGCGTTGTTGGCGTACGAGTCGGCCACTTCCCTCTCTTCCATTTcgtcctcttcatcttcaatAGTAGACACAGTGACAGAAGAAAACTTACCCTGAAAAGTAAttatataaattaatttaccAATAATTCATTTGGATCTTTATGCAACATACCATGTTCTTGGTGTGTTTTGTGACCAGGGTCTTCTGTGGTTGTTTCTGAGCACCTTCTACACTTAAGGTATTGAACATGCTTCTTAGCTGTCCTTCACCTGATCTCACTAAAGCACCTTTtataataaaagttacatTGCTTTTTGGGTCATGCTTGTAGTAAAGTTGAAGGCCACACCTAAATCAAAAAGACATTAATGTCAATTTTGAccaaaaatttatgaaaagcTACTTTTTGCAGCAAAACCTATGCTGCTTTTCAATGCCTTCTTCACGTCTGATGTAAATGATTTCATCAGGATCACAGGTTATCTTGTTAACTTGTTTGGAACCGTCAATGACACGTGAACCATCCCTTTGTCTCAGTGGCAATTTTTCAAGGAGAGAAtctgtttaaatatttttacagaAGATTGATCAATGCTGGGAATATGCTATGATTTTCTCACCAGATACCTACCCAAAATTAATGTAAACTGGCCACATAAGCAGTAATAGGATTGGAGGGGtttctcttcttgttcttcttgatCTTTGGTGTCTGAAACAACAATACTTCTTGAAACAACCTTTGGCATTTTCAGATGTAAATTATATTGGAACTCAAACGAAAAACTCGGCAATATTTACGACTGATGCACGCAGCTGTAGCGTAAATTTGTAAACAACATTCGTCTGCTGTCAAAATGACTTGCGCAGTTGCgctttcaaataaaattgttttgaaaaaaaaaaacttttacgTCGACAGTTTTAAGAATTCTgttatttctaaaatttgttctaaacatttttttataatttttattctttactcTTTCAAGTTTATTCTTGCTGTCTGTGCGGCATATTGTCGGGCGCTGTGCGGAATATTGTCTTTGGCAGGTGGTTATTGATTGTTGATCGACACTTGTCAGCGTTTTGATATGAACTTTACTCTAGCATACTATATGGCCTGACCGAAACTTTTCATACGTTCGCCCCGATATTGACAAGCCCAGTTCATTGCATTTTACAATGAGTACTCCCAGAATTCCCCGAGTGCCAATTTACCTTAAAAAATCCAACCAACATATTTTAGCAAGTTTTGGAGAATgcgttgtcaatttttttggatTCGCCGACAAAGGATCAGGATACGTTAGATTAACCCAGGAAAAAGATGGATTTATAATACATGAAGTGAATTCTTTGGATGATCCACATGCTGTACTTCTAAAGCATGCATCAGAATGCCCTATACACAAAATGACCGACAAAGCTTTACTTACCCAGGAGTGTAAAGATAAAGGGGTTGGAATGGGGGTGGCGATTTTACTAACTAGTTTGGATCAGTGTGTACTTGTCACTAGAAGAGCACCTCACATGCGAACTTTTCCTGGAGTTTGGGTACCACCAGGAGGTCATGTGGAACCTGGAGAAACATTACTGACTGCTGGACTAAGAGAATTAAAGGAGGAAACTGGACTGGAGCTCAGAGACACTTCTCACCATTTGCTAGGACTATGGGAATCTGTTTACCCTCACAAGTTGGAATTTGGGGATCCTCAGAGGCAGCATATTGTCATCTATTTGGTGTTAAATAGCAGTTTGTCATCTAAGGAGTTGACTGAACAAATTAGGGTATTTTATCTAGAAAATGttgtaaaacatttaattttgattcttaATATTTCTGATCTTATTCTAAATTAAGTTGGACCCTGACGAAACAGATGCAGCCATGTGGCTTCCTTATCCttttgttgaaaaactttCTACAGGAAATTCTGTCGAAGATTTGCCTAAATATTTATCGATTCTGCAAAATGTGAATgggaagaatgaaaattattCAGTTGACACGGGCCCTATTGTGGAAGCCATTGCACCTCCTATAGATTCGACTCAATTAGACATAGAACGCCTGACATGGGGGACAAGATTCGCTTTGCAGCAGTGGATGAAATGGAATGTGAATAAAAAACCCAACGAGTCAAAATTGTAAACATTTATATAATCACTGTAAAGTTTATACAATCAAGAGATTATGTCGACTTTGTTTGATCGTTTGTTTCGATTTTGTTTGAGTTATAATTCTTCATGCTTCTGTTTGGCTGCTCCAGTCCTATTCGGAGGAAATCCCCAAAAGCCAGACGGCAAACCATTCACATCTCGCTCACGTTTGGCGAAAGCTGTGAATGATGAAATGCAGTTACCAATGAAGTAGTTAGCGCGACCCAAAATGGCCAGATCGACATGCGGCTCAGGATTTGCTAATTTGTGCACAGTAACCTGAATTGAATAGAAGGCATTTATAATTATAACTTAAGTTAAAGAGTGGTAAATATACTAACCTCCATTCGTTTTAAAGCCTTGgtcaaaaaaggaatgagATGGTCGTTGTCGGAAGACACAAACACTGATTTTGCGTGATAATCTTTCACAGCAAGTTTTACTTGTTTTGCTATTAAATCGTGCGGAGGGAAGCACATTTCTTGCGATGCAATTCCCAACTCGTTGCGGTAACCCAAACACTGAGGAGCAGAAAATAAGTTGGGGCTATGTTCCAAATGCTCGCAAGCTCTAGTCTGCATTcgaaataaagtaaaatgtgaaaaataataataaaaaaaaagagacgaacaATATACTTTCAAATCAAGTACTAAAAACCCTCCTTAAAAGGGATATTTACCCAGTCAACGCCATTCCGCAAGTGAATACCAACAAATGCTCCGATAGGAAGTACATTGCGGATAAAGTTAACTGCCCGGTCGACAATTCGCCGACTCCATTTAAGGTATTTATGCAGTCCAACGTTTTCTTGCTGAACTGGAAAACTTGCAGGGGCCCCGGTAAATGCAAGAActgatcaaaataaaaaaaaaaaaaaaaaaatttagtttgttAATATTAAGTCACAATAAagtcttctttatctatgaTTAAGTCAACAACTATGGAATTTAAGTAATATCTACCTGGTGATTTTTGAATAGGGTATCTGCTGTTCCATTTTCTGGCCATGTCTTGATGATGGACATCATAGTTAAGTGGACCATAAAATTCAGATTGAACAAAATCTACACTGAAAGTGTCCCAAAAAGGCCCAAAAGGGTTTCCTTCCTTAGCATTACAGTCTGTACCTTGACCTCTGGCCATGTAACAAAAAGCTGAAAAGGtataaacatttttcattagaTTTTCAAAGTCAATACTCAGACCTAGTAATTCATATAATTATAAAACTTGCATGTTCTTTCGTTTAATGGCCAAACTTTAGGAGCAATATTCTCCATGAAGTCTTCCATTGAGATAACCCGATGGAACTCTGAGAGGGGTTCCAGTTCAAAATAATGTAAGAAAGGAacctgaaaatgaatttttggatAATACaggaataattcattttttataataatacaGCGTGTTCGAAGGAACCTGAACTGATTTTGGCTCCCCAAATCTATATTCCACCCATGGGGGAAGAGCAAGTGTCCTATTTAGAGCCTTAGCAAATGCAAGTGATCCAAGGAAATGGTCAGCTTGATTACCAAACCTTCctagaaaacagaaatgttGCAAATTAAAGGTGAAACCTTCTGATTTCTAAAAGTACAAAAAGGGTTATAACTGATTACCCATGCACGGACAGTATAATATATATCCATTTGAATCTACAtcaatatttgcaaatattgacgcagcaaaaagaaatggcagCAAGAATGTTAAGAGagacatgtttttttcttatttttatttagaatttgaAACGGTACAAATTCTCAACAGGTTTATGGTAGATGGCGGCTGTTAGTATTGGTTCAAAATTGGCCCATAGATGGCTCTTTCAGTCTTTttcaacaatcaaatcaattgacAAGTAAACAAATCACTTGACATgtaatagaaaattgaaaaggaagtcttctgttaaaaatatttctttaaagcCAATAATTTCCAAAATGGATCTTGTATCTTTTCCTCTAAACGACTGCCATGGTTATTCCGTTAAATTTTCACCTTTTATTGAACGAAGAATTGCCTGTGTAGCTTCTCAAAATTATGGACTGTCAGGTAGGCATGAAGAAAAGTGCATCGTTgataattacattgaaaaaatcCCGACTGCTTATCATCTATTTATCGTTTTTAACGTTACTAAGGATCTGGATTTCTCTTCGTTCTTGATTTAAGTCCTACCAACCACTTGACATTAGCAGTTCAGAGTCAATGGACTGATGGGCTTTTCGATTTAGCATTTGCTGAAGATCACCCAGATATAATCCTTACAGCATCAGGTGATGGAGGAATCCAATTGTGGGATCTTAAAACTCCAGAAGTATTAAACATTTCCTTAATATAGATACACTAATAATAAATTGTAACCCTATTTTAGGTGCCAAAACTTGTGTGGAAAGAACACTCAAGGGAAGTGTGTTGTCTAGACTGGAATCAAACCAGACAACAACAGCTAGTTCTGAGCTCTTCATGGGACAGAAGCATAAAACTAGTACCTCCAGAAAATTGTATACTTTAATAGATGatgtatttattcattttttttaaacaatgtAGTGGGATCCTAAGGGTACAAAGAGCATTTGCACTTTTTTGGGTCATTCTGATCTAGTCTACAATGTAACTTGGTCCCCACATTTACCAAATTGCTTTGCATCTGTCTCAGGTGAGAACCTCTTTCATTATCAAGTAAATAACAATGTTAACTCTGTTGTTTTGAAGGGGATCATACTCTATGTATCTGGAATAGCACTAAATCAGGTCAGCCTGTAGTCAAATTAACAGCTCATGCCACAGAAGTATTAGCGTGTGACTGGTCAAAATATGACCGGAACGTCATCGCAACTGGAGGAGTAGATGGCAGGATTAGAGCTTGGGATTTAAGGAATACCACTGCTCCATGCTTTGAACTAATCGTAATTCTTCATTTGAATCATCAGTGgagcaaaacaacaaaaaaaaaacagattctCTAACCTAATTTATGCATTTCTTCAAAGGGGCATGAGTATGCTGTGAAAAGATTGCGCTTTTCGCCCCATCAAGCGCACCTTTTGGCTTCGTGCTCTTACGACATGACCACGCGTGTCTGGGATACACGCCGCCTTCAGCCAGAAGTTTTTGCACATCACCGCGAATTTGTCTATGGACTCGACTTCAGCTGCCTGTCACCTGATAAAGTAGCTGACTGTTCCTGGGATCGCACAGTATCCATCTACACACCTCCATCTGTGTTGAACACtgaatagaaaaaatgttAGAATTACTCCCAAAATCGCCGGTTattgttatattattttttacatattcgcaaatttaaatttcccagtTAAATGAATGTGGGATGTCCTGGAATATGTGAATCATTTGTTTTAGAACCGTATTATGAAATTTAATAGAATTCTAACTTTTCAAGTTATCAATAGCGTCATTACCGATCATAGCTCATTACATTTGGTTGCATCATAGAACTTAAGGGGGGGAGGCCGGGAGGGGCAGGTGTTAAACCATGGTCTACAGTGGTTAAACTTCCTATTTCTacgattctatttttttttatttttaagtaagCAGTATattattgattattcattCATCTGATTATCTGAAATTGCACTAATTCTAATTTGaatacgaagaaaaaaaaatgggaaattaaaaaaaatatatatgtaagAAATCGATATTTGACTCGCGTCGTCTGCAGCCTGCGGCTTGGGGTAAGACTGACGGAACTTGAACTGTCAAAATAGCTTACGTGAGTAAAGACACAGTGACTGAGTACGTGGCAAAAACAAACTGGAAGTCGGTGAAGAGTGCTGCATTTTCTTTATGTAGGTAACTGGTTTTGAAATTCTATATAAGGGTTTGTAGAATATTTGTTTAAAGCTTGTTTGTGATAAAATTCATGAATTTCtagattaaaagaaaactcaGTGAATTATCTTCTTAAGATACATTGAGAGAATTCTTAAAGCTCTGTAGTTACATCATACTAGAGCAGAAAGATATTGCTcaacatttttagttttttctcaaaagttctttttcctttttttaagaagaagtagtaattaatttgattgatttataagaaattgtacatttttatttggtggTGCATTAGTATTCAAAGCAATTCATGAGTTTTGTCTTCACTTAAGCGATAGCTTTACCAAAAAGTGTGTATGGTGTTGTTTTAGTTCTATCTAGTTTTACTGTGTGCACCTCTTGTATTTGGTTTTCCTCAATTAGATCTGCTTTTTACTGTgtatttgaacaaaaataGCAATATCTACACCAGAATGGGAGGAAaaggtaattatttaaaaagttatttggtACCTTATTGGTGGTGGGTGTTTTTCTTCAGTAGAGGtgaatgatttaattttatgtGCTTTTATAGTGAGACTTCTTGTGAATTATTTACTATGAAATTTCTCTTGTATGTTTGAGTCAAGCaaactgaattttttgtttttgttttttttcaagatgtTAAACTTGGTACAATGAAGGCACTTATTCTTGTTGGAGGTTATGGAACTCGCCTACGTCCACTCACTCTTAGCAGGCCTAAGCCTCTTGTTGAGTTTGCTAATAAACCAATGCTGATGCATCAGATTGAGGCTTTGCTCGAAGCAGGGGTCACTCAGGTTGTTTTGGCCGTCTCGTACAGAGCTGAGCAAATGGAGAGTGAATTAAGGGCTGAAACAGACaaagtaataattttattttgaagttatactttgattttttttccggttACTACTATCGTCATTTTCCCGCCAATAGTTGGGAATCACGCTCACGTTTTCTCACGAGACTGAGCCGCTAGGAACCGCCGGACCTTTAGCTCTTGCCAAGGATATTCTTGCCTCCGGCGATGAACCATTCTTCGTTCTTAATTCTGATGTTATTTGTGACTTTCCGTTCAAAGAGATGGTGGATTTCCATAAAGCACATGGAAAAGAAGGCACTATAGTGGTGAgttcaattaaataataaaattctccATCGCcaattacattaaaataatCTCCACCATGAATGCATAGGTAACCAAAGTGGAAGAGCCTTCGAAATATGGTGTAGTTGTCTACAGCGATCATGGCcgtattgaaaaatttgtggAAAAACCAACCGAGtttgtttcaaacaaaatcaacgCCGGAATGTACATCTTTAACCCATCTATTATGAAGCGCATTGAAGTAAAAGTTTTATcggtaataaaaataagacaaaaagtTAATCTTTGAATTCTTTAGTTGCGACCGATGagtatagaaaaagaagtattCCCGTGCATGGCAAAAGACGCCGATTTGTTCGCTTACGAGTTGCAAGGATTCTGGATGGATGTTGGACAGCCGAAGGATTTCATCACAGGCACAACCCTTTACTTGAAGTCAGTTCGTGAAAAGAACCCTGATATGCTGTATTCGGGGCCAGGTGCCGTCGGCAACTCATTGGTAGATCCGACTGCTGTCATTGGTGCAAACTGCAGAATAGGTCCAAACGTCGTTATTGGTCCAGGAGTCGTAATTGAAGATGGTGTTTGTGTCAAGCGTTGCACTATCCTACGCGATGCTACAATTAAATCTCATTCATGGCTAGATTCTTGCATTGTTGGATGGAAATGCGTCGTCGGACGATGGGTAACTGATTAATTCCGTTTTTGGCTTTCCACGTATGCATGTTTTGATAAATCTTAAATTTCTCTCCAAGGTGCGACTGGAAAATGTGACAGTTTTGGGCGAGGACGTCATCGTTAAGGATGAGATCTACATCAATGGTGGTAAAGTTCTTCCGCATAAAGCCATATCTGATTCTGTCCCGGAGCCACAAATTATTATGTGAACTACTATTATCAAtcataattgtttttgtttttttcttctttttattacgtgTTTTAACTATGTgccttgttctttttgttcttaaaaagttttacaataatttaaGCTTGTGGGAAATATGGTTTGGTCAAGGGATTTTTGCTgtgtatgtaaaaaaaaaattggtattCTGTATGCTGGCAGAATGGAAAACACAAACGCATTCCAATCTTTAATAGGGGTGTTTAATTCAACTATTGATTGCAAAATACATACATGGTTATTTAActattatcttttttcatctcATCTGATGGTGTGCTGGATGCTTTCTTCAGTATTTCAATCTGTTTTTGTACCAAAACATCTAAATCATCCAATGGGTGATAAATTATATGGATAGTTTGGGATCCAGCCATCATAGACAGCATTGAGGCAACAAAGAACTTGACATATGTAGATAGATTTACTCCTGCCGGCATTTTTATACATCAAGGCCTAAAGCTTGTCTTGCTAAAGATTCTGCTTGCCGTTTCTTGTATGTAGTATCTGGagtaaaataaacaatgtGTTAGGATAATAATATAGATCAATACATCTAGTTTAACATCATCTTACAGAAATTTGTTGATCCAACTTTCCAATTTATCATGGAAAATTCGAGAGCGGCACCAAGTCCAAAAAAGATGGGGAGGAAACGGTAGATACCCAGATACTTCTTACCCGGCCATTTATCCAACACGTATCTCAAAGTTTGTGACTGCATGAAATGTTCTTGTTGAGCAATCACAGACGAGCAAACTGAACAGTTATGATAGAATATAGATAGTTATTATTCAGCAATGTTTAGCTTGTTTATTTCCGCCGCCTGCAAACGCTTCTTTTCGCTTTCCTCTCGAGTGTCAACTTGATCTCGGTCGTCTGGACGAACCCTACCGACTCTCATGGGTACGACATTTAGACGGTAGGGTTCGTCCAGACGACCATAGGCACGGTAGCGCTCGTGGTGGCAGAGGGCTACAACACACTGTCCTACAACATACTGTCAATATAAACAAAGCAGTTCAAAAGTGTCaattcaggtttattgcaggTTTAGTGCCGTTTCTCACAGTCACAGTATGTCAGGTAGAGATTTGATGAAAGATTCTCTGACCAGGCATCGAGCCAGAACCAAagccgataaaagaaaaactgatgCTTTATAACAGGAACCTAAACGTTCAGGTAACTTCTTGACCGTAATTTTGGCAGAGGCAGAGGCCGAGTTACCCAGTCTGATGAAGTTGTAGCAGTTTCTAATCAAGAAACTGCTAGTGAAATAACTCCCAGTCTAATGGTAAGTTTATCAATATTTGTGTTCAAGTTtacgattaaaaaatgttccattgtTTACAGAAAGAAGTGGTGTACAGGATATCATTCATTCAGTCGAACTGGAAAAGACATCATTGAAGCAAGCATTTCACAATTTAACAAGTAGAAAAAGGAAGCAATCAAGAAAGCGAGTGGAAAACTCGCatgaaagacaaagaagatgcTTGGGATGCCAAGAGAGATGCTGTCTTTCAAAACTACATTAGCTCCCGTTCCTACAGTGCAAGTAAATGTGGTGTATGTGAAAAAGGCACTAATCCTGTACATCACTGTTGAAGGTAATAGCGGtttcttgaattatttatgtagattaataattatcttgTTTTATAGTGTCCCTTCCTGTCCAGAATGCAAAAGCCCTCATTCGTGTACTACGAAACCTGGTTCAAGAGACGTAACCGTAGTTACAGCCAATGGTAAATGAGGGCAACTTCACGGAGGACAACCGATTACCAGGATTACATCGACGAAGACACAGCCAATTATCAAGACTAcgctgatgaagaaaatgaagaaaaaaactgttatCCATCGTTTAAAACGCTCACATATATTGTCATGCAAATCTTGTAATCACATTTGAAATACAGCTATTGTTTGAAGGGAATAAAAGTATAATAATgagctttttgatttgtttcatgaACATTATTCGTCACCTTATAGGCATATCCGAGtgtgcgtgaaaataaaattgtttgcagTTAGTTATCCATGCGTATGTTCATAATAGACTTAAtctgactttaaatttttattcagcgtaaaaagttgagtcagaggtgtaattttcatttatattggtggtcagccgcatagtagcgtgcgtgaaactaaaaaaaatcgttcgcAGTTAATTACCCatgcgtgtgtttattttaggctTATTTTGACCTGATATTCTGACtcagcgtaaaaagttgagtcagaggtgtaattttcattcatattggtggtcagccgcatagtagcgtgcgtgaaactaaaaaaatcgtTCACAGTTAATTACACatgcgtgtgtttattttaggcttattctgacctgatattccgattcagcgtaaaaaattgattaaaagttgtatttttcattcatattgGTGATAGCCTGCGGGAGTTATTGGTttacgacactttttttttatggaaaaaagcGCAGTAAGTCGCTTACCGTAACAGGGCGgacttttttcagaaaaaaattagatcgCAAAAAACTAAATCCCTCAGGCTAGtaccaaaatgaatgaaattaacaACTATAACTCAACTTTTGACGCTGAATCGGAATATCAGGTCAGAATAAGCCTTAAATAAACACACGAATGTGTATTGAActgcgaacgaatttttactttcacgCTACTCGCTAGGCAGCTGAACCACGAAgattaatgaaaattacaactctAACTCAAAT
This DNA window, taken from Daphnia pulex isolate KAP4 chromosome 2, ASM2113471v1, encodes the following:
- the LOC124188873 gene encoding GDP-fucose protein O-fucosyltransferase 1-like isoform X1; its protein translation is MSLLTFLLPFLFAASIFANIDVDSNGYILYCPCMGRFGNQADHFLGSLAFAKALNRTLALPPWVEYRFGEPKSVQVPFLHYFELEPLSEFHRVISMEDFMENIAPKVWPLNERTCKGQGTDCNAKEGNPFGPFWDTFSVDFVQSEFYGPLNYDVHHQDMARKWNSRYPIQKSPVLAFTGAPASFPVQQENVGLHKYLKWSRRIVDRAVNFIRNVLPIGAFVGIHLRNGVDWTRACEHLEHSPNLFSAPQCLGYRNELGIASQEMCFPPHDLIAKQVKLAVKDYHAKSVFVSSDNDHLIPFLTKALKRMEVTVHKLANPEPHVDLAILGRANYFIGNCISSFTAFAKRERDVNGLPSGFWGFPPNRTGAAKQKHEEL
- the LOC124188873 gene encoding GDP-fucose protein O-fucosyltransferase 1-like isoform X2 translates to MSLLTFLLPFLFAASIFANIDVDSNGYILYCPCMGRFGNQADHFLGSLAFAKALNRTLALPPWVEYRFGEPKSVQVPFLHYFELEPLSEFHRVISMEDFMENIAPKVWPLNERTSFCYMARGQGTDCNAKEGNPFGPFWDTFSVDFVQSEFYGPLNYDVHHQDMARKWNSRYPIQKSPVLAFTGAPASFPVQQENVGLHKYLKWSRRIVDRAVNFIRNVLPIGAFVGIHLRNGVDWTRACEHLEHSPNLFSAPQCLGYRNELGIASQEMCFPPHDLIAKQVKLAVKDYHAKSVFVSSDNDHLIPFLTKALKRMEVTVHKLANPEPHVDLAILGRANYFIGNCISSFTAFAKRERDVNGLPSGFWGFPPNRTGAAKQKHEEL
- the LOC124188876 gene encoding peroxisomal targeting signal 2 receptor-like, translated to MDLVSFPLNDCHGYSVKFSPFIERRIACVASQNYGLSGSGFLFVLDLSPTNHLTLAVQSQWTDGLFDLAFAEDHPDIILTASGDGGIQLWDLKTPEVPKLVWKEHSREVCCLDWNQTRQQQLVLSSSWDRSIKLWDPKGTKSICTFLGHSDLVYNVTWSPHLPNCFASVSGDHTLCIWNSTKSGQPVVKLTAHATEVLACDWSKYDRNVIATGGVDGRIRAWDLRNTTAPCFELIGHEYAVKRLRFSPHQAHLLASCSYDMTTRVWDTRRLQPEVFAHHREFVYGLDFSCLSPDKVADCSWDRTVSIYTPPSVLNTE
- the LOC124188875 gene encoding mannose-1-phosphate guanyltransferase beta-like isoform X2, with amino-acid sequence MKALILVGGYGTRLRPLTLSRPKPLVEFANKPMLMHQIEALLEAGVTQVVLAVSYRAEQMESELRAETDKLGITLTFSHETEPLGTAGPLALAKDILASGDEPFFVLNSDVICDFPFKEMVDFHKAHGKEGTIVVTKVEEPSKYGVVVYSDHGRIEKFVEKPTEFVSNKINAGMYIFNPSIMKRIELRPMSIEKEVFPCMAKDADLFAYELQGFWMDVGQPKDFITGTTLYLKSVREKNPDMLYSGPGAVGNSLVDPTAVIGANCRIGPNVVIGPGVVIEDGVCVKRCTILRDATIKSHSWLDSCIVGWKCVVGRWVRLENVTVLGEDVIVKDEIYINGGKVLPHKAISDSVPEPQIIM
- the LOC124188877 gene encoding nucleoside diphosphate-linked moiety X motif 17-like; amino-acid sequence: MSTPRIPRVPIYLKKSNQHILASFGECVVNFFGFADKGSGYVRLTQEKDGFIIHEVNSLDDPHAVLLKHASECPIHKMTDKALLTQECKDKGVGMGVAILLTSLDQCVLVTRRAPHMRTFPGVWVPPGGHVEPGETLLTAGLRELKEETGLELRDTSHHLLGLWESVYPHKLEFGDPQRQHIVIYLVLNSSLSSKELTEQIRLDPDETDAAMWLPYPFVEKLSTGNSVEDLPKYLSILQNVNGKNENYSVDTGPIVEAIAPPIDSTQLDIERLTWGTRFALQQWMKWNVNKKPNESKL
- the LOC124188878 gene encoding STING ER exit protein-like yields the protein MPKVVSRSIVVSDTKDQEEQEEKPLQSYYCLCGQFTLILDSLLEKLPLRQRDGSRVIDGSKQVNKITCDPDEIIYIRREEGIEKQHRFCCKKCGLQLYYKHDPKSNVTFIIKGALVRSGEGQLRSMFNTLSVEGAQKQPQKTLVTKHTKNMGKFSSVTVSTIEDEEDEMEEREVADSYANNARIIEKQLVRKGGLKRKTDIPETETQKKLVRGTLIDK
- the LOC124188875 gene encoding mannose-1-phosphate guanyltransferase beta-like isoform X1 — protein: MGGKDVKLGTMKALILVGGYGTRLRPLTLSRPKPLVEFANKPMLMHQIEALLEAGVTQVVLAVSYRAEQMESELRAETDKLGITLTFSHETEPLGTAGPLALAKDILASGDEPFFVLNSDVICDFPFKEMVDFHKAHGKEGTIVVTKVEEPSKYGVVVYSDHGRIEKFVEKPTEFVSNKINAGMYIFNPSIMKRIELRPMSIEKEVFPCMAKDADLFAYELQGFWMDVGQPKDFITGTTLYLKSVREKNPDMLYSGPGAVGNSLVDPTAVIGANCRIGPNVVIGPGVVIEDGVCVKRCTILRDATIKSHSWLDSCIVGWKCVVGRWVRLENVTVLGEDVIVKDEIYINGGKVLPHKAISDSVPEPQIIM